Proteins encoded by one window of Salvia splendens isolate huo1 chromosome 5, SspV2, whole genome shotgun sequence:
- the LOC121805564 gene encoding zinc finger CCCH domain-containing protein 30-like isoform X2: MCSGLEKSNSNSCTTQGPAVNQSNMKDLNNLSVETEGSLSSLLEFAANNDIESFKRLIEVDLFVVDKAGLWYVRKKGSKQISQEERTPLMVAATYGSVDVLKLLVALPEVDLNKSCGGNKWTALHCAAFGGSVHAVDVVKLLLSAGADPNIEDTCALRPVDVIVVPPKLPGAKAALEDLFTNNISDGSVAPKFGDPAANSVSDKKQYPVDPSLPDIRNSIYSTDEFRMFSFKVRPCSRAYSHDWTECPFVHPGENARRRDPRKYHYSCVPCPDFRKGACRRGDMCEYAHGVFECWLHPAQYRTRLCKDGTGCARQVCFFAHNQEELRPLYVSTGSGVPSPRSVASASSFMDMAAALSLLPGSPTSQSVMSPAFNQSMPPTANGMSHSSSGAWTQQNVPTLNLPGSNLQSSRLRSSLSARDIPPEDLNMLQDYDSQQLILNDMACFSQQGNSARLGSGRSRTMLTPSNLEELFSAEIASSPRLSDQAAGFGVFSPSHKPAALNHFQPQQNILSPINTNVFSPRNVEHPLLQASFGVSSPRMSPRSLEPVSPMNARLSAFAQRERQQQQMRSLSSRELGSNRAPVVGSPTSAWAKWGQANGKVDWSVGADHEGGLKRSSSFDCRADGEEPDLSWVQSLVKESPPEMMDKAAAPSSGAAPSGECLKPNPQTDSVDHTVLGAWLDQMRLDQLVV, encoded by the exons ATGTGCAGTGGGCTTGAGAAATCAAATTCCAATTCTTGTACAACCCAAGGGCCAGCTGTTAACCAATCAAACATGAAGGATTTGAACAACTTATCTGTAGAGACTGAGGGTTCCCTCTCCAGTTTGCTTGAATTTGCTGCCAACAATGATATTGAATCTTTCAAAAGATTGATAGAGGTGGATCTGTTTGTGGTTGATAAGGCCGGACTTTGGTATGTTCGCAAGAAAGGTTCAAAGCAAATCAGCCAGGAAGAAAGAACTCCATTGATGGTAGCCGCTACTTATGGTAGTGTTGATGTATTGAAGCTACTGGTGGCTTTGCCTGAAGTTGATTTAAATAAATCATGTGGTGGCAACAAGTGGACTGCGCTACATTGTGCAGCTTTTGGAGGTTCTGTCCACGCAGTTGATGTTGTAAAGTTGCTGTTATCTGCTGGTGCTGATCCCAATATTGAGGATACCTGTGCCCTGCGTCCAGTTGATGTGATTGTAGTTCCTCCAAAACTTCCTGGAGCTAAAGCTGCTCTTGAGGACTTGTTCACGAACAACATTTCTGATGGGTCTGTTG CTCCTAAGTTTGGTGATCCTGCTGCTAATTCTGTGTCAGACAAGAAACAATATCCCGTGGATCCATCTCTACCGGACATTAGAAATAGTATCTACTCAACAGATGAATTCCGCATGTTCTCATTCAAGGTCAGGCCGTGTTCAAGGGCATATTCTCATGATTGGACTGAATGCCCTTTTGTACACCCTGGAGAAAATGCTCGCAGAAGAGACCCGCGGAAGTACCACTACAGCTGTGTCCCTTGCCCTGATTTTCGAAAGGGCGCATGTAGGCGTGGGGATATGTGTGAGTATGCTCATGGTGTGTTTGAATGCTGGTTGCACCCTGCTCAGTATCGGACAAGGTTGTGCAAAGATGGCACAGGCTGTGCCAGGCAGGTGTGCTTTTTTGCTCACAACCAGGAAGAGCTTCGCCCTCTCTATGTCTCTACTGGATCTGGTGTGCCTTCTCCAAGATCTGTGGCCTCTGCATCAAGCTTCATGGACATGGCTGCAGCCTTAAGCCTTTTGCCTGGCTCCCCGACATCACAGTCTGTGATGTCTCCTGCATTCAATCAATCCATGCCGCCTACTGCAAATGGAATGTCTCATTCATCTTCTGGAGCTTGGACTCAACAGAATGTCCCCACTCTCAATCTACCTGGCAGCAATCTGCAATCCAGTCGACTGAGATCTTCCCTAAGTGCTCGCGATATTCCACCTGAGGATCTGAACATGTTGCAGGATTATGATTCCCAGCAACTTATTTTAAATGACATGGCTTGCTTTTCACAACAAGGCAATTCTGCTAGGCTGGGTTCTGGCCGGTCGCGGACAATGTTGACTCCTTCCAATCTTGAAGAGCTTTTTTCTGCTGAGATCGCATCATCTCCAAGACTTTCTGACCAGGCAGCGGGTTTTGGTGTTTTTTCTCCTTCACATAAACCAGCTGCTCTTAATCATTTCCAACCACAGCAAAACATTTTATCACCCATAAATACTAATGTTTTTTCTCCAAGAAATGTTGAGCATCCTTTGTTGCAGGCTTCTTTTGGTGTGTCATCTCCAAGGATGTCACCAAGAAGCTTGGAGCCAGTGTCCCCCATGAATGCCCGTCTCTCAGCTTTTGCTCAGCGCGAGAGGCAGCAGCAGCAGATGCGCAGCCTCAGCTCCCGAGAACTTGGGTCCAACCGTGCCCCTGTTGTGGGATCTCCTACAAGTGCATGGGCTAAGTGGGGACAGGCCAACGGGAAAGTAGATTGGTCAGTTGGCGCAGATCATGAAGGTGGTCTCAAAAGATCATCCTCGTTTGATTGCAGAGCTGATGGAGAAGAACCCGACTTATCATGGGTGCAATCTCTTGTCAAAGAATCACCACCTGAGATGATGGACAAGGCCGCAGCCCCAAGTTCTGGTGCTGCACCATCCGGTGAGTGTTTGAAACCAAATCCTCAAACTGACTCCGTCGATCACACTGTTTTAGGGGCTTGGCTTGATCAGATGCGACTTGATCAGCTCGTAGTCTAG
- the LOC121805564 gene encoding zinc finger CCCH domain-containing protein 30-like isoform X1, with amino-acid sequence MCSGLEKSNSNSCTTQGPAVNQSNMKDLNNLSVETEGSLSSLLEFAANNDIESFKRLIEVDLFVVDKAGLWYVRKKGSKQISQEERTPLMVAATYGSVDVLKLLVALPEVDLNKSCGGNKWTALHCAAFGGSVHAVDVVKLLLSAGADPNIEDTCALRPVDVIVVPPKLPGAKAALEDLFTNNISDGSVGECNLPVTISGSNASSPVLSSSPESRSMCSLSDSVSSPTAPKFGDPAANSVSDKKQYPVDPSLPDIRNSIYSTDEFRMFSFKVRPCSRAYSHDWTECPFVHPGENARRRDPRKYHYSCVPCPDFRKGACRRGDMCEYAHGVFECWLHPAQYRTRLCKDGTGCARQVCFFAHNQEELRPLYVSTGSGVPSPRSVASASSFMDMAAALSLLPGSPTSQSVMSPAFNQSMPPTANGMSHSSSGAWTQQNVPTLNLPGSNLQSSRLRSSLSARDIPPEDLNMLQDYDSQQLILNDMACFSQQGNSARLGSGRSRTMLTPSNLEELFSAEIASSPRLSDQAAGFGVFSPSHKPAALNHFQPQQNILSPINTNVFSPRNVEHPLLQASFGVSSPRMSPRSLEPVSPMNARLSAFAQRERQQQQMRSLSSRELGSNRAPVVGSPTSAWAKWGQANGKVDWSVGADHEGGLKRSSSFDCRADGEEPDLSWVQSLVKESPPEMMDKAAAPSSGAAPSGECLKPNPQTDSVDHTVLGAWLDQMRLDQLVV; translated from the coding sequence ATGTGCAGTGGGCTTGAGAAATCAAATTCCAATTCTTGTACAACCCAAGGGCCAGCTGTTAACCAATCAAACATGAAGGATTTGAACAACTTATCTGTAGAGACTGAGGGTTCCCTCTCCAGTTTGCTTGAATTTGCTGCCAACAATGATATTGAATCTTTCAAAAGATTGATAGAGGTGGATCTGTTTGTGGTTGATAAGGCCGGACTTTGGTATGTTCGCAAGAAAGGTTCAAAGCAAATCAGCCAGGAAGAAAGAACTCCATTGATGGTAGCCGCTACTTATGGTAGTGTTGATGTATTGAAGCTACTGGTGGCTTTGCCTGAAGTTGATTTAAATAAATCATGTGGTGGCAACAAGTGGACTGCGCTACATTGTGCAGCTTTTGGAGGTTCTGTCCACGCAGTTGATGTTGTAAAGTTGCTGTTATCTGCTGGTGCTGATCCCAATATTGAGGATACCTGTGCCCTGCGTCCAGTTGATGTGATTGTAGTTCCTCCAAAACTTCCTGGAGCTAAAGCTGCTCTTGAGGACTTGTTCACGAACAACATTTCTGATGGGTCTGTTGGTGAGTGCAATTTACCGGTCACCATATCTGGTTCAAATGCATCTTCCCCTGTACTGTCATCATCACCAGAAAGTAGGTCTATGTGTTCGCTCTCTGATTCTGTATCTTCTCCTACAGCTCCTAAGTTTGGTGATCCTGCTGCTAATTCTGTGTCAGACAAGAAACAATATCCCGTGGATCCATCTCTACCGGACATTAGAAATAGTATCTACTCAACAGATGAATTCCGCATGTTCTCATTCAAGGTCAGGCCGTGTTCAAGGGCATATTCTCATGATTGGACTGAATGCCCTTTTGTACACCCTGGAGAAAATGCTCGCAGAAGAGACCCGCGGAAGTACCACTACAGCTGTGTCCCTTGCCCTGATTTTCGAAAGGGCGCATGTAGGCGTGGGGATATGTGTGAGTATGCTCATGGTGTGTTTGAATGCTGGTTGCACCCTGCTCAGTATCGGACAAGGTTGTGCAAAGATGGCACAGGCTGTGCCAGGCAGGTGTGCTTTTTTGCTCACAACCAGGAAGAGCTTCGCCCTCTCTATGTCTCTACTGGATCTGGTGTGCCTTCTCCAAGATCTGTGGCCTCTGCATCAAGCTTCATGGACATGGCTGCAGCCTTAAGCCTTTTGCCTGGCTCCCCGACATCACAGTCTGTGATGTCTCCTGCATTCAATCAATCCATGCCGCCTACTGCAAATGGAATGTCTCATTCATCTTCTGGAGCTTGGACTCAACAGAATGTCCCCACTCTCAATCTACCTGGCAGCAATCTGCAATCCAGTCGACTGAGATCTTCCCTAAGTGCTCGCGATATTCCACCTGAGGATCTGAACATGTTGCAGGATTATGATTCCCAGCAACTTATTTTAAATGACATGGCTTGCTTTTCACAACAAGGCAATTCTGCTAGGCTGGGTTCTGGCCGGTCGCGGACAATGTTGACTCCTTCCAATCTTGAAGAGCTTTTTTCTGCTGAGATCGCATCATCTCCAAGACTTTCTGACCAGGCAGCGGGTTTTGGTGTTTTTTCTCCTTCACATAAACCAGCTGCTCTTAATCATTTCCAACCACAGCAAAACATTTTATCACCCATAAATACTAATGTTTTTTCTCCAAGAAATGTTGAGCATCCTTTGTTGCAGGCTTCTTTTGGTGTGTCATCTCCAAGGATGTCACCAAGAAGCTTGGAGCCAGTGTCCCCCATGAATGCCCGTCTCTCAGCTTTTGCTCAGCGCGAGAGGCAGCAGCAGCAGATGCGCAGCCTCAGCTCCCGAGAACTTGGGTCCAACCGTGCCCCTGTTGTGGGATCTCCTACAAGTGCATGGGCTAAGTGGGGACAGGCCAACGGGAAAGTAGATTGGTCAGTTGGCGCAGATCATGAAGGTGGTCTCAAAAGATCATCCTCGTTTGATTGCAGAGCTGATGGAGAAGAACCCGACTTATCATGGGTGCAATCTCTTGTCAAAGAATCACCACCTGAGATGATGGACAAGGCCGCAGCCCCAAGTTCTGGTGCTGCACCATCCGGTGAGTGTTTGAAACCAAATCCTCAAACTGACTCCGTCGATCACACTGTTTTAGGGGCTTGGCTTGATCAGATGCGACTTGATCAGCTCGTAGTCTAG